The Williamsia sp. DF01-3 genome has a window encoding:
- a CDS encoding EAL domain-containing protein, which yields MTSTSESDEIFEGLELVPHYAPIRRLADDALVAVELQVRGRGDTALNTPKSLRRAARMMQQTDVVDGRKLSFFNAAPATTTVPTFATVDLLSPVHLTFAAPPEGHLLLSVDPGETFRRPRSVLDEVAAARAAGRLICVDRLGLDDRALTLLWLIEPDVIFTPAELLARTRDPEIAGLAHALAAHAERTGALVIAEGVDSEALRVAAQTVGATHGMGALFPTAHSPALFAGEPLAALPPRDTAAGPADDDSATTPYAIVSASHVPRPGDKRLLIEMSKALATQAAAAGPGTLVLGTFQEARQFTPATARRWRSLADKAGFAGVYGVGLPQMLDGNVQHAPLDPDDDLVNEWTVVVLGPHASALLSARDRHEPVPDLDRTFDVVQSYNRDLASRAAHAILARFTTPRVAD from the coding sequence GTGACCTCGACCTCTGAGTCGGACGAGATCTTCGAGGGACTCGAACTCGTACCGCATTACGCACCCATTCGCCGGCTCGCCGACGATGCGCTGGTCGCTGTGGAACTACAGGTCCGTGGACGCGGGGACACGGCCCTGAACACCCCGAAATCGCTGCGCCGCGCTGCGCGGATGATGCAGCAGACCGACGTCGTCGACGGTCGCAAGCTTTCCTTCTTCAACGCGGCCCCAGCGACGACCACCGTGCCCACCTTTGCGACTGTTGATCTGCTGTCGCCCGTTCACCTCACGTTCGCGGCGCCGCCCGAGGGCCATCTGCTTCTTTCCGTAGACCCCGGCGAGACCTTCCGCCGGCCCCGCTCGGTGTTGGACGAGGTCGCCGCGGCCCGTGCCGCGGGTCGTCTGATCTGCGTGGACCGATTGGGACTCGATGATCGCGCGTTGACGCTGCTGTGGTTGATCGAACCCGACGTGATCTTCACCCCTGCAGAGTTACTGGCTCGTACCCGCGATCCAGAGATCGCCGGGCTGGCCCACGCACTGGCCGCCCATGCGGAACGGACCGGGGCTCTGGTCATCGCCGAAGGTGTCGACAGCGAGGCGCTGCGGGTGGCCGCGCAGACGGTCGGCGCCACCCACGGAATGGGTGCCCTGTTCCCGACCGCCCACAGCCCGGCACTTTTCGCCGGCGAGCCGTTGGCTGCGCTTCCGCCGCGTGACACCGCGGCCGGCCCCGCAGACGATGATTCGGCGACCACCCCGTACGCCATCGTCAGTGCGAGTCACGTTCCCCGCCCCGGCGACAAACGCCTGCTGATCGAGATGAGCAAGGCCCTGGCGACGCAGGCTGCGGCCGCCGGCCCGGGAACCCTGGTGCTGGGCACCTTTCAGGAGGCTCGGCAGTTCACGCCGGCGACGGCACGGCGTTGGCGTTCCCTGGCGGACAAAGCCGGTTTCGCCGGTGTGTACGGCGTCGGCCTGCCGCAGATGCTCGACGGAAACGTTCAGCACGCCCCGCTCGACCCGGATGATGACCTCGTCAACGAGTGGACGGTGGTGGTTCTCGGCCCGCACGCCTCGGCACTCCTGTCCGCGCGAGACCGGCACGAACCGGTCCCCGACCTCGATCGCACCTTCGACGTGGTCCAGAGTTACAACCGTGACCTCGCATCCCGTGCGGCGCACGCCATCCTCGCCCGATTCACCACCCCGCGAGTGGCTGACTGA
- a CDS encoding glyoxalase/bleomycin resistance/extradiol dioxygenase family protein, with protein MFTELFPILSSRDLDRLVAFYQQACDAQLVYRFPEEGPAVYASLQIGKSSFGIGSDSSAPETPSRGALWLYAESCEDGFDALVSAGATVVSRPTDMPWGERVADVTDPDGNLIHVGQRPEPVEDPEPTELQGHPT; from the coding sequence GTGTTCACCGAGTTGTTCCCCATCCTGTCCAGCCGAGATCTCGATCGCCTCGTCGCCTTTTATCAACAGGCATGCGATGCCCAACTGGTCTACCGGTTTCCGGAAGAAGGGCCCGCGGTTTATGCGAGTCTGCAGATCGGGAAGTCGTCTTTCGGAATCGGATCAGATTCCTCAGCACCGGAGACACCCAGCCGGGGAGCGCTGTGGCTGTACGCAGAGAGCTGTGAGGACGGGTTCGACGCGCTGGTGTCTGCGGGTGCCACGGTTGTCAGTCGGCCCACTGACATGCCCTGGGGCGAGCGGGTTGCAGACGTGACCGACCCTGACGGCAACCTGATCCATGTGGGCCAGCGACCCGAACCCGTCGAAGACCCGGAACCCACTGAGCTGCAAGGTCATCCGACCTGA
- a CDS encoding TetR/AcrR family transcriptional regulator, with the protein MRSRHKILEATRALIAEQGFDGVNIAAAAHAAGVSRQTVYSIFGSREELVSSAIADLTVHVLGDIHARVDTIDTSIAYVVELIVAGRSAVRADPVLALLLRAQQGNPVFDTGMMSRAKPVAREFLSPLAARDPHVAENLDNIVEIALRLGLSVVLFDSDAVHTDDDLRQFLTLWLRPALEPT; encoded by the coding sequence ATGCGGTCGCGGCACAAGATCCTCGAAGCCACTCGTGCACTCATCGCCGAGCAGGGGTTCGACGGCGTCAACATCGCTGCTGCCGCACACGCCGCGGGGGTGTCGCGGCAGACGGTCTACTCCATCTTCGGGTCCCGCGAGGAACTGGTCTCTTCGGCGATCGCCGATCTCACCGTCCACGTGCTGGGAGACATCCACGCCCGGGTGGACACCATCGACACCTCGATCGCCTATGTTGTCGAACTCATCGTGGCCGGACGATCTGCGGTGCGCGCTGACCCCGTACTCGCTCTGCTGCTACGAGCACAGCAGGGCAACCCCGTGTTCGACACCGGCATGATGTCGCGAGCGAAACCGGTTGCCCGCGAGTTCCTCTCGCCTTTGGCAGCTCGAGATCCCCACGTCGCGGAAAACCTCGACAACATCGTCGAGATCGCTCTGCGCCTCGGCTTGTCGGTGGTGCTGTTCGACAGCGACGCCGTACACACCGACGATGATCTACGCCAATTCCTCACCCTGTGGCTTCGGCCTGCGCTGGAACCCACTTGA
- a CDS encoding GMC oxidoreductase, whose protein sequence is MSAFDRRSFLTGAAVVGAAIASPAIARGNPTPRKRTPVVREDHRAIVIGSGFGGGVAALRLAEAGVPVTVLERGRRWATGPNSETFPRATTPDKRILWYRSAPQLFGKPAVFEPYVGLLEAVPGENMTALCAAGVGGGSLVYQGMTLQPEESVFNTHFPQELDWATMNRVHYPRVAKMLRLAEAPDELIGTPNYRAARVFAQSVREAGLPVSKIPMPIDWNFALDELRGKMKPSYTNGDGALGVNNGGKHSVDVTYIAAAEATGRVAVHTQHHVTDVERTPEGRWRVYVDRIDSAGNVLENKILTTNALVMAAGSMNTSKLLMRAAAKGQIPDMPDDLGGNWGSNADRIYVWTNLETEFGAPQGGPVIYGSKNWSDPNAAHTVIQASVPPLSFDARSTMMVGYGVSTGRGRFHYDSDRDDAILRWPTDSDAEIQNRHIGPTVRKIAGPGGILTDTNEFFPSTWHPLGGASMGSVCDLEGRVRGQRGLYVLDGALMPGNSAACNPSMTIAAVAERALDHLVTTDVGTVI, encoded by the coding sequence ATGTCCGCGTTCGACCGCCGTTCCTTTCTGACCGGCGCTGCCGTGGTCGGAGCCGCCATCGCGAGTCCGGCCATCGCCCGCGGAAATCCCACACCGCGAAAGCGCACCCCGGTTGTCCGTGAAGACCATCGGGCGATCGTCATCGGCTCGGGATTCGGTGGCGGTGTCGCCGCACTCCGTCTGGCTGAAGCGGGTGTGCCGGTAACGGTGCTCGAACGCGGAAGGCGCTGGGCGACAGGTCCGAACTCGGAGACATTCCCCAGAGCCACCACGCCCGACAAGCGCATTCTTTGGTACCGGTCTGCGCCTCAACTGTTCGGCAAACCCGCCGTGTTCGAGCCCTACGTCGGACTGCTCGAGGCGGTCCCCGGCGAGAACATGACCGCGCTGTGTGCGGCCGGGGTCGGCGGTGGGTCGCTGGTCTATCAAGGCATGACGCTGCAACCCGAAGAATCGGTGTTCAACACACATTTCCCCCAGGAACTCGACTGGGCGACCATGAATCGTGTCCACTACCCCCGTGTCGCCAAGATGCTCCGGCTCGCGGAAGCACCCGACGAGCTGATCGGCACCCCGAACTACCGGGCCGCGCGGGTGTTCGCCCAAAGCGTTCGCGAAGCGGGCCTGCCGGTGTCGAAGATCCCGATGCCGATCGACTGGAACTTTGCCCTCGACGAGCTGCGCGGGAAGATGAAACCCTCGTACACCAACGGCGACGGCGCACTCGGCGTGAACAACGGCGGAAAACACTCGGTCGACGTCACCTATATCGCTGCGGCCGAAGCGACCGGGCGGGTTGCCGTGCACACGCAGCACCACGTCACCGATGTCGAGCGGACACCCGAAGGCCGTTGGCGGGTCTATGTGGACCGGATCGATTCGGCCGGAAACGTTCTCGAGAACAAGATCTTGACCACCAACGCACTCGTGATGGCCGCCGGCAGTATGAACACCTCCAAGTTGCTGATGCGCGCCGCGGCAAAGGGACAGATACCCGACATGCCCGACGACCTCGGCGGCAACTGGGGCAGCAACGCCGACCGCATCTACGTGTGGACCAATCTGGAGACCGAGTTCGGGGCGCCGCAAGGTGGGCCGGTCATCTACGGCAGCAAGAACTGGTCCGACCCGAACGCCGCGCACACCGTGATCCAGGCGTCGGTGCCGCCGCTGTCATTTGATGCCCGCAGCACGATGATGGTGGGTTACGGAGTGAGCACAGGACGCGGCCGCTTCCACTACGACTCCGACCGTGACGACGCGATCCTGCGGTGGCCCACCGACAGTGACGCAGAGATCCAGAACCGCCATATCGGCCCCACGGTGCGCAAGATCGCGGGACCGGGCGGCATCCTCACCGACACCAACGAGTTCTTCCCTTCCACCTGGCATCCGCTCGGTGGTGCCAGCATGGGCTCGGTGTGCGACCTCGAGGGTCGCGTGCGTGGGCAACGCGGTCTCTACGTTCTCGACGGCGCGCTGATGCCCGGCAACTCGGCAGCGTGCAACCCGTCGATGACCATCGCCGCTGTGGCTGAACGGGCACTCGATCATCTCGTCACCACCGATGTCGGTACGGTCATCTGA
- a CDS encoding lipase family protein: protein MRSGATRRVRFAILALSVSVVTAAAVGAAPSASAAPSSDFYSTPAEYSTTPGSVIRTESMPLLVSIPGVNGPWPGSASRVLYTSRLENGEPTPVSGTFIDSTQPWQGEGERPTVIIGPGTMGQGDQCAPSRAFATGLIAQTDPLSFSANQEALSAARWNALGARVFVTDYVGLGTPGIHTYVNRVEEAHAMIDAARAANTLSGTGSRTPIAFWGYSQGGGASASAAELQPTDAPELNLKGTWAGAPPADLLDVLAKVDGNLIGGVIGYAINGFVARHPALKKPLAERTTPAGQAMLDRLGTECIGDVIFQQPFLRTSSLTRDGKSLLENLDTIPEAAPIFEEQRIGTLTPASPVFVTSGINDDTIPYEQARQLAGEWCEKGADVTFRTNQLPPITPGLVLPNHFGPDLIDGLGTGGAVDYLMDRFANKPVAGCTFD from the coding sequence ATGCGCAGCGGAGCCACCAGGCGGGTTCGCTTCGCGATTCTGGCGCTGAGTGTCTCGGTGGTGACGGCTGCCGCCGTAGGCGCGGCTCCGTCTGCGTCGGCTGCCCCGTCCTCGGACTTCTACAGCACGCCCGCCGAGTATTCGACCACTCCGGGTTCGGTGATCCGAACCGAGTCGATGCCCCTGCTGGTGTCGATCCCGGGTGTGAACGGCCCGTGGCCGGGTTCAGCAAGCCGCGTCCTCTACACCTCGCGTCTGGAGAACGGTGAGCCGACGCCGGTCAGCGGCACCTTCATCGACTCGACCCAGCCGTGGCAAGGCGAGGGCGAGCGGCCGACCGTCATCATCGGCCCGGGCACCATGGGTCAAGGCGATCAATGCGCACCGTCGCGAGCATTCGCCACCGGGTTGATCGCACAAACCGACCCTCTTTCCTTCTCCGCGAATCAAGAAGCGTTGTCGGCGGCACGCTGGAATGCCCTGGGCGCGAGGGTGTTCGTCACCGATTACGTCGGGCTGGGCACACCGGGCATCCACACATACGTCAACCGCGTCGAGGAAGCCCACGCGATGATCGATGCTGCCCGAGCGGCAAACACACTCAGCGGTACCGGTTCTCGCACGCCGATAGCTTTCTGGGGGTACTCCCAAGGTGGTGGGGCATCGGCGTCCGCGGCCGAACTACAGCCGACCGACGCCCCCGAGCTCAACCTCAAGGGCACCTGGGCAGGCGCGCCCCCGGCGGATCTCCTCGACGTACTGGCAAAGGTCGACGGCAATCTGATCGGGGGTGTCATCGGCTACGCAATCAACGGCTTCGTCGCACGCCATCCCGCGCTCAAGAAGCCCCTCGCCGAACGCACAACGCCTGCGGGACAGGCGATGCTGGATCGCCTGGGCACCGAGTGCATCGGTGATGTGATCTTCCAGCAACCGTTCTTGCGCACCAGCTCGCTCACCAGGGACGGCAAGTCTCTACTCGAGAACCTCGACACCATTCCCGAAGCTGCTCCCATCTTCGAGGAACAACGCATCGGCACCCTGACACCGGCGAGTCCGGTGTTCGTGACCAGCGGCATCAACGACGACACCATCCCGTACGAGCAGGCGCGGCAGCTCGCAGGCGAGTGGTGTGAGAAGGGCGCCGACGTCACGTTCCGCACCAACCAGCTGCCGCCCATCACCCCGGGCTTGGTGTTGCCCAACCACTTCGGACCCGATCTCATCGACGGTCTAGGAACGGGTGGCGCCGTCGACTACCTCATGGATCGGTTTGCAAACAAGCCCGTCGCCGGCTGCACCTTCGACTGA
- a CDS encoding alkaline phosphatase, which yields MPETNPMLNRRTLLRAGAIGALLIPAGSALAACGGSGSATSPSSSGLAVPRPRLTHGVASGDPRADGALIWARSDTPATMFVETSATESFTNTGQFSGPMLTPASDGTGRVRLTGLEPGQTIHYRVILEGENGARSEPLTGVFNTVPARPKEMRFAWSGDVVGQGWGINESLGGMAIFGAIADLKPDFFLHSGDAIYADGPVAESQQQNNGGTYVNVTSDAKSHVAETLDDFRGNYAYNLTDTHYRRFAANVPQIVQWDDHEVVNNWFPGESLAGQDRKGYTETDVDKLAGFAAQAWQEWQPVQPSEAVDGRLYRKIAYGPDLDLFVLDMRSYKDPNPDAWSPNSPEGVLGAKQTQWLIDGLKMSSATWKVVANDLPLSIVVPDKATDPVEGPKSMEGVAQGDNGQPLGREIAFSRVLSQTKNVPNIVYLTADVHYTAAISYDPSRAGFTDFAPFWEFVSGPLNAGAFPESPLDGTFGARYEFVHAPTEANVSPAEGFQHFGEVTINPEDRTFTVNLRDAKGVSLYSKVLTAV from the coding sequence ATGCCTGAGACGAATCCCATGTTGAACCGCCGTACGCTGCTGCGCGCCGGCGCCATCGGCGCTCTGCTCATCCCGGCCGGAAGTGCACTTGCGGCATGTGGCGGGTCCGGGTCGGCAACGTCACCATCGTCGAGCGGACTGGCGGTGCCACGCCCGCGGCTCACCCACGGAGTCGCAAGCGGAGATCCGCGCGCCGATGGTGCCCTCATCTGGGCGCGCTCCGACACCCCGGCGACCATGTTCGTCGAGACATCCGCAACCGAGTCTTTCACTAATACAGGGCAATTTAGCGGCCCGATGCTCACGCCGGCATCGGACGGAACCGGACGTGTGCGACTCACCGGCCTCGAGCCCGGCCAGACAATCCACTACCGCGTGATCCTCGAGGGAGAAAACGGCGCTCGGTCCGAGCCCCTGACCGGTGTATTCAACACGGTGCCGGCGCGACCAAAAGAGATGCGCTTCGCTTGGTCGGGAGATGTTGTGGGGCAGGGTTGGGGCATCAACGAAAGCCTGGGAGGTATGGCGATCTTCGGCGCGATCGCTGATCTGAAGCCCGACTTCTTCCTGCACTCCGGTGATGCAATCTATGCAGATGGCCCGGTCGCGGAGTCGCAGCAGCAGAACAACGGTGGCACGTATGTCAACGTGACATCGGACGCGAAATCGCATGTGGCCGAGACGCTGGACGATTTCCGCGGCAACTACGCCTACAACCTGACCGACACCCACTACCGTAGGTTCGCCGCTAACGTCCCGCAGATTGTTCAGTGGGACGACCACGAGGTGGTCAACAACTGGTTCCCCGGGGAGTCCCTCGCCGGGCAGGATCGCAAGGGCTACACCGAAACCGATGTGGACAAACTCGCTGGTTTCGCCGCGCAAGCCTGGCAGGAGTGGCAGCCCGTCCAACCCAGTGAAGCCGTCGACGGACGTCTGTACCGCAAGATTGCCTATGGCCCGGACTTGGACCTCTTTGTCCTCGACATGCGTAGCTACAAAGATCCGAACCCGGATGCTTGGAGCCCGAACAGCCCGGAGGGTGTCCTCGGGGCCAAGCAGACGCAGTGGCTCATCGACGGATTGAAGATGTCGTCGGCGACGTGGAAGGTCGTGGCGAACGACCTACCCCTGTCGATCGTCGTGCCTGACAAAGCTACGGACCCCGTCGAAGGCCCGAAATCGATGGAAGGTGTTGCCCAGGGAGACAACGGCCAACCGCTCGGCCGCGAGATCGCGTTCTCCAGAGTCCTGTCCCAGACCAAGAACGTCCCCAACATTGTCTATCTGACCGCCGACGTGCACTACACCGCCGCCATCTCGTATGACCCGAGCCGAGCCGGGTTCACCGACTTTGCGCCGTTCTGGGAGTTCGTGTCGGGTCCACTGAACGCCGGCGCGTTCCCGGAAAGCCCGCTCGATGGAACGTTCGGTGCCCGGTATGAGTTCGTGCACGCGCCGACGGAAGCGAACGTTTCACCGGCCGAGGGCTTTCAGCACTTCGGTGAGGTGACCATCAACCCCGAAGATCGCACCTTCACGGTGAATCTGCGTGACGCGAAGGGTGTCAGTCTCTACTCGAAAGTACTGACGGCTGTGTGA
- a CDS encoding GGDEF domain-containing protein, giving the protein MFELDERQVDDMSFPKGFGILFHDSQGELVESQSILSNPADHDDKIDTATVSFDGLNGQKVWLEMSRANLRIDDPDCSVLLSFRDITELHLSRKRLFAGDVNDQLTGLPRLPAVLEHLASLLESPPDDVGRSNVVMVINFDKLRELNASLGHLRGDEALAETAQRLRDCLPQPHLLGRVVGAEFIAVLQGVDQDFVDDVSDSIHLALTEPVVIEETAVRLRASVGITHISPHDERSPEEIVSSADTAMYVARNKGGGHTVDFGSLQIRDVLED; this is encoded by the coding sequence TTGTTCGAGCTCGACGAACGCCAGGTCGACGATATGTCGTTTCCGAAGGGATTCGGGATATTGTTCCACGACTCCCAGGGAGAACTCGTTGAGTCGCAAAGTATTTTATCTAATCCAGCCGATCATGACGACAAAATAGACACTGCGACAGTCTCTTTCGATGGCCTCAATGGTCAGAAGGTGTGGCTCGAAATGTCCCGAGCTAACCTACGGATCGACGATCCTGATTGCTCGGTGTTGCTGTCGTTCCGCGACATCACGGAACTTCATCTCTCGCGGAAACGTTTGTTCGCCGGCGACGTGAACGATCAGTTGACCGGACTTCCCAGGCTGCCCGCCGTCCTTGAGCACCTCGCCTCGCTGCTCGAGTCTCCGCCCGACGATGTCGGCCGCAGCAACGTTGTGATGGTCATCAATTTTGACAAGCTGAGAGAACTCAACGCCTCTTTGGGCCACCTACGTGGCGACGAGGCCCTCGCCGAGACCGCGCAACGCCTACGTGACTGCCTTCCCCAGCCCCATCTGCTGGGTCGGGTCGTCGGTGCAGAGTTCATCGCAGTTCTCCAAGGAGTGGATCAGGACTTCGTCGACGACGTCTCCGATTCCATCCACCTGGCGTTGACCGAACCGGTGGTCATCGAAGAGACTGCTGTCCGGTTGCGCGCCAGTGTGGGAATCACCCACATATCGCCACACGACGAACGCAGCCCAGAGGAGATCGTCAGCTCCGCCGACACTGCGATGTACGTCGCCCGCAACAAGGGCGGCGGCCACACCGTCGACTTCGGCTCTCTGCAAATTCGAGATGTCCTAGAAGACTGA
- a CDS encoding nitrate/nitrite transporter, translated as MRAWVVWSVGVLAYVVAVLDRTTLGVSGLDAADRFSASPSVLSTFVVLQVIVYASMQIPAGLLLDRFGSRALIVTGALIMAVGQMTLALTEALPAAIVARALVGAGDAFTFISALRLVPRWFTPKRVPLVTQLTGILGQLGQVLSAVPFLALLNGPGWTAAYSSAVALGLLTAALALALVRDAPPGTESPSESVSVSETLRSIKIVWSRPGTRLGFFSHMGTQFSITVFALMWGIPYLTAGQNLSAGAAGALLSASVVSIIGAGIIIGLLTGRFPARRSWLVLGIMGSNAAIWTVVLALPAPAPTWLLVILVVVISVGGPGSVVGFDFARTFNPSKSLGTAQGMVNMGGFLVSLIVMQVMGIIIGAMGGYSFDSFRVAWTVQYAVWLIAVTGILTTRRKAIREMEREKRAQLEEF; from the coding sequence GTGCGCGCTTGGGTGGTCTGGTCCGTCGGAGTGCTGGCGTATGTCGTCGCCGTTCTGGACCGGACAACTCTCGGAGTGTCCGGACTCGACGCCGCTGACCGGTTCTCAGCGAGTCCGAGTGTGCTCTCCACCTTCGTGGTGCTGCAGGTGATCGTGTACGCGAGTATGCAGATCCCGGCCGGTCTGCTGCTCGATCGATTCGGCAGCCGGGCGCTCATCGTGACGGGCGCCCTGATCATGGCCGTCGGCCAGATGACCCTGGCGCTCACCGAAGCCCTTCCTGCAGCCATCGTCGCCCGTGCTTTGGTCGGAGCCGGCGACGCCTTCACCTTCATCTCTGCCCTGCGGCTGGTGCCACGGTGGTTCACGCCCAAGCGGGTACCTCTGGTGACCCAGTTGACCGGCATCCTCGGTCAACTCGGCCAGGTGCTGTCGGCGGTGCCGTTCCTTGCCCTGCTGAACGGGCCGGGCTGGACGGCCGCGTACTCCTCGGCTGTCGCGCTCGGCCTTCTCACCGCCGCACTGGCACTGGCTCTTGTGCGTGACGCGCCCCCCGGCACCGAGTCTCCCTCCGAGTCGGTATCGGTGAGCGAGACACTGCGCAGCATCAAGATTGTGTGGTCGCGGCCGGGAACCAGGCTCGGGTTCTTCAGCCATATGGGCACTCAGTTCTCCATCACCGTCTTCGCGTTGATGTGGGGTATCCCGTATCTGACAGCGGGGCAGAACTTATCGGCGGGTGCGGCGGGCGCTCTGCTGAGTGCTTCGGTGGTGTCGATCATCGGTGCCGGGATCATCATCGGTTTGCTCACCGGCCGCTTCCCGGCTCGACGCTCCTGGCTCGTGCTGGGAATCATGGGTAGCAATGCGGCCATCTGGACTGTGGTGCTGGCATTGCCGGCACCCGCACCCACGTGGCTACTGGTGATCCTCGTGGTGGTCATCTCCGTGGGCGGGCCGGGATCGGTGGTCGGTTTCGACTTCGCGCGTACCTTCAATCCCAGCAAGAGCCTCGGAACCGCACAGGGCATGGTCAACATGGGTGGCTTCCTGGTGTCGCTGATCGTTATGCAGGTGATGGGCATCATCATCGGTGCGATGGGGGGCTACTCGTTCGACTCGTTCCGTGTTGCATGGACGGTGCAATATGCCGTCTGGCTGATCGCCGTCACCGGAATATTGACCACTCGTCGCAAGGCAATCCGTGAGATGGAACGCGAAAAACGTGCGCAGCTCGAGGAGTTTTGA
- the msrB gene encoding peptide-methionine (R)-S-oxide reductase MsrB translates to MSHEYRKDPDAVARLNPAQFAVTQKSATEPAFRNEFWDNHEAGLYVDIVSGEPLFTSTKKFDSGCGWPSFTTPIEPANVVEKTDSTHGMVRTEVRSTHGDSHLGHVFNDGPIDEGGLRYCINSAALRFIPVAEMESAGYGEYLHLFNSEEATR, encoded by the coding sequence GTGTCGCATGAATATCGCAAAGACCCTGACGCCGTCGCCCGGTTGAACCCGGCGCAGTTCGCCGTCACCCAGAAGTCGGCCACCGAGCCGGCCTTCCGGAACGAATTCTGGGACAACCACGAGGCCGGCTTGTACGTCGACATCGTGTCCGGTGAGCCCCTGTTCACGTCGACCAAAAAGTTCGACAGCGGATGCGGATGGCCCAGCTTCACCACGCCGATCGAACCGGCGAACGTGGTCGAGAAGACGGACAGCACTCACGGCATGGTGCGCACCGAAGTCCGGTCCACCCATGGCGACAGCCACCTGGGGCACGTCTTCAACGACGGCCCGATCGACGAGGGTGGCCTGCGTTACTGCATCAACTCGGCCGCACTTCGCTTCATCCCCGTCGCCGAGATGGAAAGCGCCGGCTACGGCGAGTACCTGCATCTGTTCAACAGCGAGGAGGCCACACGATGA
- the msrA gene encoding peptide-methionine (S)-S-oxide reductase MsrA yields the protein MTEKAILAGGCFWGVQELVRRQPGVIATRVGYTGGDVPNATYRNHGTHAEAIEIEFDPEQTSYRDLLEFFFQIHDPSTKNRQGNDIGMSYRSAIFYTDDEQKRVALDTIADVDASGLWPGKVVTEVVPAGPFWEAEPEHQDYLQRIPNGYTCHFVRPGWKLPRRENASA from the coding sequence ATGACCGAAAAGGCGATACTGGCGGGCGGATGTTTCTGGGGTGTCCAGGAACTGGTTCGTCGGCAGCCGGGCGTCATCGCTACCCGGGTCGGCTACACCGGCGGCGACGTCCCCAACGCGACCTACCGCAACCACGGCACGCACGCCGAGGCCATCGAGATCGAGTTCGACCCCGAACAGACGAGTTACCGCGATCTACTGGAGTTCTTCTTCCAGATCCACGACCCGTCGACCAAGAACCGGCAGGGCAACGACATCGGGATGAGCTACCGCTCGGCGATCTTCTACACCGACGACGAGCAGAAGCGCGTCGCTCTTGACACCATCGCCGATGTCGACGCGTCCGGCCTGTGGCCGGGCAAGGTCGTCACCGAAGTGGTTCCTGCGGGACCGTTCTGGGAGGCCGAGCCCGAGCATCAGGACTACCTGCAGCGGATTCCGAACGGGTACACGTGCCACTTCGTGCGTCCGGGCTGGAAGCTGCCACGGCGGGAGAACGCCAGCGCATGA